One Pseudomonadota bacterium DNA window includes the following coding sequences:
- the bchB gene encoding ferredoxin:protochlorophyllide reductase (ATP-dependent) subunit B produces MELTVWTYEGPPHVGAMRIATSMQDLHYVLHAPQGDTYADLLFTMIERRDTRPPVTYTTFQARDLGGDTAGLFLRTLEEANERYKPQAMLVGESCTAELIQDQPGALAEGAPLNVPLVPLELPAYSRKENWGAAETFYKLARTMLVDQIPARGATAERAARPEQQRPSVNLLGPTSLGFRCRDDVVEVKRLLASAGVDVNVVAPMGASPADLARLPDADANVSLYPEVSGTLVKWLERTFGQPAVHTVPIGVGATRDFLTELGEVLGVDVSEALARDPSRLPWYSRSVDSTYLTGKRVFIFGDATHVAAAARIAKEELAFEVVGIGTYSREQARLVRAAAKPLGLEPLITDDYLEVERHVSELQPELMLGTQMERHMAKRLGIGCAVISAPVHVQDFPARYSPQMGWEGANVIFDSWVHPLVMGLEEHLLTMFREDFEFHDGAVASHLGSGHRPDAVAERSALGLAQAGEGEAGLEEAPESALGWAHDAERELKKIPFFVRGKARRNTERFAREHGVATITVETLYDAKAHFGR; encoded by the coding sequence ATGGAACTGACGGTTTGGACATACGAAGGCCCGCCGCATGTTGGGGCCATGCGCATCGCAACGTCGATGCAAGATCTGCACTACGTGCTGCACGCACCTCAGGGCGACACCTACGCGGATCTGCTGTTTACGATGATCGAGCGCCGCGATACCCGACCGCCAGTCACCTACACCACCTTCCAAGCGCGCGATCTCGGCGGCGACACGGCCGGGCTGTTCCTACGTACGCTTGAGGAAGCTAACGAGCGCTATAAGCCGCAGGCGATGCTCGTGGGCGAGTCCTGCACCGCGGAGTTGATTCAGGATCAGCCGGGTGCCCTTGCCGAGGGGGCGCCGCTCAATGTGCCGTTGGTGCCCCTTGAGTTGCCGGCCTACTCGCGCAAGGAGAATTGGGGCGCTGCCGAAACCTTCTACAAGCTGGCGCGCACGATGCTGGTGGATCAGATTCCCGCTCGCGGCGCCACTGCGGAGCGAGCGGCACGACCTGAGCAACAGCGCCCCTCGGTGAATCTGCTTGGGCCCACCTCCCTGGGCTTCCGCTGCCGTGACGACGTGGTCGAAGTGAAGCGCTTGTTGGCGAGCGCGGGCGTAGACGTCAACGTGGTGGCGCCTATGGGGGCAAGTCCTGCCGATCTCGCTCGACTGCCCGACGCGGACGCCAACGTGAGTCTCTACCCGGAGGTCTCCGGCACGCTGGTGAAGTGGCTAGAGCGTACTTTCGGGCAGCCCGCCGTGCACACGGTGCCAATCGGGGTGGGTGCGACGCGCGACTTCCTCACCGAGCTCGGCGAAGTGTTGGGTGTTGATGTGAGCGAGGCGCTGGCGCGCGATCCTTCTCGGCTACCCTGGTACTCGCGTAGCGTCGATTCCACTTATCTCACGGGTAAGCGCGTGTTTATCTTTGGCGACGCGACGCACGTGGCCGCCGCGGCACGTATCGCTAAAGAAGAGCTGGCCTTTGAAGTGGTCGGTATTGGCACCTACAGCCGTGAGCAAGCGCGCCTGGTGCGTGCCGCAGCCAAGCCCCTCGGTTTGGAGCCTCTGATCACCGATGACTATCTGGAGGTTGAGCGGCACGTTAGCGAGCTGCAACCGGAACTGATGCTCGGTACGCAGATGGAGCGGCATATGGCCAAGCGGTTAGGGATCGGGTGCGCCGTCATATCCGCTCCGGTTCACGTGCAGGACTTTCCCGCCAGGTACTCACCACAGATGGGATGGGAGGGGGCCAACGTCATCTTCGACAGCTGGGTGCATCCCTTAGTGATGGGGCTGGAGGAGCACCTGCTGACTATGTTCCGAGAAGACTTCGAATTCCACGACGGCGCGGTCGCCTCGCACCTCGGGAGCGGGCATCGACCGGATGCAGTGGCCGAGCGGTCTGCGCTAGGCCTTGCCCAGGCTGGCGAAGGCGAGGCCGGGCTGGAAGAAGCACCGGAAAGCGCCCTGGGTTGGGCGCACGACGCGGAGCGTGAACTGAAGAAGATCCCCTTCTTCGTGCGCGGCAAGGCGAGGCGCAATACGGAGCGTTTCGCGCGCGAGCACGGCGTAGCCACGATCACTGTTGAGACGCTCTACGATGCCAAAGCGCACTTCGGCCGCTAA
- a CDS encoding magnesium chelatase subunit H has protein sequence MPKRTSAAKSKAAAKGQEPLRFVIVTLDSHLGGAVEHARECFAQEGLNVSVRMHCAAEWGDDPEALASCHEDIASADILVVNMLFLEEHIQAVLPQLKARRDDCAALVCAMAAGEVTKLTRMGRFTMDGSPKGPMALLKKLKPKKTANQSSAGASQMSMLRRLPAILRFIPGTAQDVRAYFLTLQYWLAGSNDNVVEMVRFLVGRYADGAHRKLRGKVKSEAPMHYPDVGVYHPRMSGRMGGDRAALPSPDEATGTVGLLVLRSYVLAGNADHYDGVIEALEAKGLRVVPAFASGLDARPAMEQFFFDRQGNATVDTVVSLTGFSLVGGPAYNDADAAAQILGRLDVPYIACHPVEFQTLEQWESSSRGLQPVEATMMVAIPELDGATAPMLFGGRRDLEGGRDRAMSVHPERAARLADRVASMVMLRRTERAQRRVAIVLFNFPPNGGSVGTAAYLSVFESLHATLVRLQRAGYEVEVPASVDALRDAVIEGNRGRFGTDANVLDHVSVDDHVRREPWLDEIEGQWGSAPGKHQTDGRSLFVLGARFGNVIVGVQPAFGYEGDPMRLLFEGGFAPTHAFAAFYRYLREDFAAHACLHFGTHGALEFMPGKQTGMSDQCWPERLLGELPNFYLYAANNPSEGTIAKRRAAATLVSYMTPPVQHAGLYQGLLDLRESVDTWRSLAPDERAGRDDLPTLIQTQAAALDLAEEAPLWQTPAEQIDALAGRMLELEYTLIPHGMHVVGAEPSVGERVDWLGAVADASHGFTPPVEALEALATGADAEDAMAFDEDAQGLAEPARAQRVAAYDHLAKINGQLSGDPELDAIVHALDGGFVAPAPGGDLIRTPDILPTGRNLHGFDPFRIPSAFAVRDGAGQAEQLLARHQQETGALPTSIAIVLWGTDNIKNEGGPLAQALALMGATPRFDSYGRLCGAALIPLEELGRPRIDVVMTLSGIFRDLLPLQTSMLAEAAYLAASAEDEPLDVNFVRANALAWQREHGGDLETAALRVFSNADGAYGSNVNQMIDSSCWDEEDELADAYAQRKCFAYGVTGKPMKQSRLLAGVLSKVELAYQNLESVELGVTTVDHYFDTLGGIGRAVLRERGDEVPVYIGDQTCGKSVVRTLNEQVALEARTRMLNPKWYEGMLKHGYEGVRQIEASITNTLGWSATTGQVAPWVYDRLSETFVLDDEMRKRLAELNPAASLKVANRLLEAHERDYWSPDEQTLEALRRAGEELEDRLEGVTSEGVAAA, from the coding sequence ATGCCAAAGCGCACTTCGGCCGCTAAATCAAAGGCAGCTGCCAAGGGGCAGGAGCCACTGCGCTTTGTGATCGTGACCCTAGATAGTCATTTGGGGGGGGCGGTTGAGCACGCGCGTGAGTGCTTTGCGCAGGAGGGGCTAAACGTCAGCGTGCGGATGCACTGCGCGGCGGAGTGGGGCGATGATCCTGAGGCCCTCGCAAGCTGCCACGAGGACATCGCCAGCGCCGATATTCTGGTCGTCAACATGCTGTTCCTGGAAGAGCACATCCAGGCGGTACTGCCGCAGCTGAAAGCTCGCCGCGATGATTGTGCGGCCCTGGTTTGTGCGATGGCGGCAGGGGAGGTAACCAAGCTCACCCGGATGGGCCGGTTCACCATGGACGGCTCGCCCAAGGGCCCTATGGCGTTGCTGAAGAAGCTCAAGCCGAAGAAAACGGCTAACCAGTCGTCTGCAGGTGCATCGCAGATGAGCATGTTGCGCCGCTTGCCTGCGATTCTGCGCTTCATCCCGGGCACGGCCCAAGACGTTCGCGCCTATTTCCTCACGCTGCAGTACTGGTTGGCAGGGTCCAACGACAACGTCGTCGAGATGGTGCGTTTTCTCGTGGGGCGTTACGCCGATGGTGCCCATCGCAAGCTGCGCGGCAAGGTCAAGTCCGAAGCGCCGATGCACTACCCTGATGTGGGCGTCTATCACCCGCGGATGAGCGGGCGCATGGGCGGTGATCGAGCCGCCCTGCCGTCTCCCGACGAGGCGACGGGCACGGTCGGATTACTGGTGTTGCGATCGTACGTGCTGGCCGGTAACGCAGATCACTACGACGGCGTGATCGAGGCCTTGGAAGCGAAAGGCTTGCGCGTCGTGCCCGCCTTCGCGAGCGGTTTAGACGCGCGCCCCGCGATGGAGCAGTTCTTTTTTGACCGACAGGGCAACGCCACGGTGGATACCGTCGTGTCCCTTACGGGCTTTTCGTTGGTCGGCGGGCCAGCCTACAACGATGCGGACGCAGCGGCTCAGATCCTCGGCCGTCTCGACGTGCCGTACATCGCGTGTCACCCCGTAGAGTTTCAAACCCTCGAGCAATGGGAGTCGTCGTCGCGCGGTCTGCAGCCCGTCGAGGCCACGATGATGGTGGCCATTCCGGAGCTTGATGGCGCCACTGCACCTATGCTGTTCGGTGGGCGCCGCGATCTTGAGGGCGGGCGAGATCGGGCGATGTCGGTCCACCCGGAGCGGGCTGCGCGCTTGGCCGACCGTGTGGCTAGCATGGTGATGCTTCGCCGTACGGAGCGGGCGCAGCGGCGGGTGGCGATCGTTCTGTTCAACTTCCCGCCCAACGGCGGCAGCGTAGGCACTGCCGCCTACCTCTCCGTGTTCGAGTCGCTCCACGCCACCCTTGTCCGATTGCAACGAGCAGGGTACGAGGTGGAGGTGCCGGCCAGTGTGGACGCCTTACGCGATGCGGTGATCGAAGGTAACCGTGGCCGCTTTGGTACGGATGCCAACGTGCTCGATCACGTCAGTGTGGACGATCACGTGCGCCGCGAACCCTGGCTCGATGAGATCGAAGGGCAGTGGGGATCGGCACCTGGCAAGCACCAGACCGACGGTCGCTCACTGTTCGTGTTGGGTGCCCGCTTTGGCAACGTGATCGTGGGCGTCCAGCCGGCCTTCGGTTACGAAGGCGATCCCATGCGGTTGCTGTTCGAGGGGGGCTTCGCGCCAACGCACGCCTTCGCTGCCTTCTACCGCTATCTGCGTGAGGACTTCGCCGCTCATGCGTGCCTGCACTTCGGTACTCATGGGGCGCTGGAGTTCATGCCGGGCAAGCAGACCGGCATGTCAGACCAGTGCTGGCCAGAGCGCTTGCTCGGCGAGCTGCCGAACTTCTATCTATACGCAGCCAACAACCCATCGGAAGGCACCATCGCCAAGCGTCGCGCCGCTGCCACCTTGGTCAGCTACATGACGCCGCCGGTGCAGCACGCCGGTCTTTATCAGGGCTTGCTCGATCTGCGTGAGTCGGTGGACACATGGCGGTCGTTGGCGCCGGATGAACGCGCCGGGCGAGACGACCTTCCCACGCTCATCCAAACCCAAGCGGCTGCGCTTGACCTCGCTGAGGAAGCACCTCTCTGGCAGACGCCTGCGGAGCAGATCGACGCGTTGGCCGGTCGCATGCTCGAGCTCGAGTACACGCTCATTCCTCACGGTATGCACGTTGTCGGGGCAGAGCCGAGCGTAGGCGAGCGAGTGGACTGGCTCGGCGCAGTGGCGGACGCCTCCCACGGCTTCACGCCGCCCGTAGAGGCGCTCGAAGCCTTGGCGACGGGGGCGGATGCCGAGGACGCGATGGCCTTCGATGAGGACGCGCAAGGTCTTGCGGAGCCCGCTCGTGCGCAGCGCGTCGCGGCCTACGATCACCTGGCCAAGATCAACGGTCAGCTGAGCGGTGACCCAGAGCTCGACGCGATCGTGCACGCCCTTGACGGCGGTTTTGTGGCGCCCGCCCCGGGCGGCGATCTCATCCGCACGCCAGACATACTGCCCACCGGGCGCAACTTACACGGCTTCGATCCCTTCCGTATCCCGAGCGCCTTCGCCGTGCGCGATGGCGCCGGTCAGGCTGAACAGCTGCTGGCCCGCCATCAGCAGGAGACGGGCGCGTTACCCACGTCGATCGCGATCGTTTTGTGGGGTACGGACAACATTAAGAACGAAGGTGGGCCACTCGCCCAGGCCTTGGCCTTGATGGGCGCCACACCACGCTTCGACAGCTACGGACGCCTATGCGGGGCTGCTCTGATCCCCCTGGAAGAGCTGGGTCGACCGCGAATCGACGTGGTGATGACGCTCTCCGGCATCTTCCGGGATCTGCTGCCACTGCAAACGAGTATGTTAGCTGAAGCGGCTTACCTCGCTGCTAGCGCAGAGGATGAACCGCTGGACGTCAATTTCGTGCGTGCCAACGCCTTGGCTTGGCAGCGCGAGCACGGCGGTGACCTGGAGACCGCGGCCCTGCGCGTCTTCTCCAATGCGGACGGCGCCTATGGCTCCAACGTCAACCAGATGATCGACTCGAGCTGTTGGGATGAGGAGGACGAACTGGCCGATGCCTACGCGCAGCGCAAGTGCTTCGCCTACGGCGTCACCGGCAAGCCGATGAAGCAGTCTAGGCTGCTTGCGGGCGTGCTCAGCAAGGTGGAGCTCGCGTATCAGAACCTAGAGTCCGTCGAGCTGGGCGTGACCACCGTGGATCACTACTTCGACACGCTTGGAGGCATCGGTCGCGCCGTGCTTCGCGAGCGTGGCGACGAAGTGCCCGTTTACATCGGTGATCAGACCTGCGGCAAGTCTGTCGTGCGCACCTTGAACGAGCAGGTGGCGCTCGAGGCGCGTACGCGCATGCTCAATCCGAAGTGGTACGAGGGCATGCTGAAGCACGGCTACGAGGGCGTACGCCAGATCGAAGCCTCAATCACCAACACACTGGGGTGGTCTGCGACGACGGGGCAGGTCGCCCCGTGGGTCTACGACCGCCTCTCGGAGACTTTTGTGCTCGATGACGAGATGCGCAAGCGCCTCGCCGAGCTCAATCCCGCCGCCTCCTTGAAGGTGGCGAATCGCCTGTTAGAGGCGCACGAACGCGACTACTGGTCGCCCGATGAACAGACGCTGGAGGCGCTGCGGCGCGCCGGCGAGGAACTCGAGGATCGCCTCGAGGGTGTCACGTCCGAAGGGGTAGCAGCCGCATGA